A genomic stretch from Helianthus annuus cultivar XRQ/B chromosome 1, HanXRQr2.0-SUNRISE, whole genome shotgun sequence includes:
- the LOC110866420 gene encoding F-box protein At2g41170, translated as MLLFLVSCFTFIILFKFSFFKHLLRTTIKAGVTTSNTQTLDKTSNKDSLCLLDLPELPLECILVKLSPSGLASMSGVCRSFRAMCTQDHLWKKHLNHKWSKFLIGDSMHQEWQTFIHTKKKQTFMVSSNGKGYFGVFTTWWNEYLKFNNTSICLPIESVMFWYLSLESGSFSFPAQVYNREHGNVGFLLSCYDAKVSYDAHTDSFNARYLALGRSTVEENIKWERLRSPAVDVSPYELHVSDCLTDLHPGDHFEIQWRKSKEFPYGWWYGVVGHLESCDGNKLYCQCHLSERVILEFKQYKIGSRWRKAIINRKDHREVGNETDGFDAGIRKLYSDREIMTWKGLWPAQQLD; from the exons ATGCTTCTCTTTCTGGTTTCTTGTTTCACTTTTATCATCCTCTTTAAGTTTTCATTCTTCAAACACTTGTTAAGAACAACCATAAAAGCTGGTGTCACCACTTCAAACACACAAACTTTAGACAAAACTAGCAACAAAGACTCTCTTTGTTTATTAGATTTGCCAGAATTGCCCTTGGAATGCATTCTTGTGAAGCTTTCCCCATCTGGGTTAGCTAGTATGTCAGGGGTATGTAGGTCTTTTAGGGCCATGTGCACCCAAGATCATCTATGGAAGAAACATCTGAACCATAAATGGAGTAAATTCTTGATTGGTGATTCTATGCATCAAGAATGGCAGACTTTCATTCACACCAAAAAGAAGCAAACTTTCATGGTTTCTTCAAATGGAAAAGGGTATTTTGGGGTTTTCACTACTTGGTGGAATGAATATCTGAAGTTTAACAATACCAGCATTTGTTTGCCTATTGAATCAGTCATGTTTTGGTATCTATCCCTTGAAAGTGGCAGTTTTTCTTTCCCTGCTCAAGTTTATAACAGAGAG CATGGAAATGTTGGGTTTTTGTTATCTTGTTATGATGCAAAAGTTAGCTACGACGCCCATACCGACAGTTTCAACGCCAG ATATTTGGCACTTGGTAGGTCAACAGTTGAGGAAAATATCAAATGGGAAAGACTAAGATCCCCTGCAGTTGATGTTTCACCATATGAACTTCATGTTTCTGATTGTTTGACTGATTTACATCCAGGAGATCACTTTGAGATTCAGTGGAGGAAATCTAAAGAATTTCCCTATG GTTGGTGGTATGGTGTTGTTGGTCACTTGGAATCATGTGATGGAAACAAGCTTTATTGCCAATGTCATCTTAGTG AGAGAGTGATATTGGAGTTCAAGCAGTACAAGATAGGGTCAAGATGGAGGAAAGCGATTATAAACCGAAAGGACCATCGAGAAGTAGGCAATGAAACAGATGGGTTCGATGCAGGAATAAGGAAACTTTACAGTGACAGAGAGATAATGACGTGGAAGGGGCTTTGGCCAGCTCAGCAGCTAGATtaa
- the LOC110866412 gene encoding dual specificity protein phosphatase 12: MLYLVRENLFIGNINAAAEVLLGGNKEITHVLSVLSSASIGFFSEWKSSFSVPTKEIRTVYVDGSGEDENLEGDGSDKGALCSKKILYVLENAGHDLKLVRMAVPLRDMESENLLDSLEVCLDFIDESRKTGSVLVHCFAGVSRSAAIVTAYLMRTERISLEDALESLRQSNEAVCPNDGFLEQLTMFEDMGFKVDHSSSLYRRFRLKVLGDSYNRGEKIDSSKFAADPALTKKEASILTETTSQKEIIPTPAFRCKKCRRVVALQDNVITHIPGEGESSFEWHKRNSRNNYNKYDELECTSVFVEPLRWMKTVEEGALEGKLWCTHCEGRLGYFNWSGIQCSCGSWITPAFQLHKSRIDISTV, encoded by the exons ATGTTGTACTTGGTGCGTGAGAATTTgttcattggcaacatcaatgcaGCTGCAGAAGTGCTTTTGGGTGGGAATAAAGAAATCACACATGTTTTGTCGGTTTTGAGCTCGGCTTCTATCGGGTTTTTCTCCGAGTGGAAGTCGAGTTTTTCGGTTCCAACGAAAGAGATTCGGACGGTATATGTTGATGGGTCGGGTGAAGATGAGAATTTGGAGGGTGACGGGTCGGATAAAGGTGCATTGTGCTCTAAGAAGATTCTTTATGTGTTGGAGAATGCAGGGCATGATTTGAAGCTTGTGAGAATGGCTGTGCCGTTGAGAGATATGGAGAGCGAGAATTTGCTGGATTCGTTGGAAGTTTGTTTGGATTTTATTGATGAAAGTAGGAAAACGGGTTCGGTTTTGGTGCATTGCTTTGCGGGTGTATCCAGAAG TGCAGCCATCGTCACGGCCTACCTGATGAGAACTGAACGGATTTCTCTAGAAG ATGCACTTGAATCGTTACGCCAAAGCAATGAAGCTGTTTGTCCTAATGATGGATTTTTGGAACAG TTGACCATGTTTGAAGATATGGGTTTCAAGGTTGATCATTCAAGTTCTCTATACAGACGCTTTCGCTTGAAGGTTTTAG GTGACTCATATAACCGAGGAGAGAAAATTGACAGCTCTAAGTTTGCTGCTGACCCTGCTTTGACCAAGAAAGAAGCTTCAATTTTGACCGAAACAACATCACAGAAAGAAATAATTCCGACGCCTGCATTTCGTTGCAAAAAATGCAGGCGAGTTGTTGCATTGCAGGATAATGTTATAACTCATATTCCCGGGGAGGGTGAAAGCTCTTTTGAATGGCATAAACGGAATAGTCGCAATAATTACAACAAATACGATGAGCTTGAGTGCACCTCTGTCTTTGTTGAGCCTCTTCGTTGGATGAAAACAG TTGAAGAAGGTGCATTAGAAGGGAAGTTGTGGTGCACACATTGTGAAGGGCGGCTGGGTTACTTTAACTGGTCGGGAATCCAATGTAGTTGTGGAAGTTGGATCACACCAGCTTTTCAACTGCATAAAAGCCGAATCGATATCAGCACCGTCTAA